Proteins encoded in a region of the Streptomyces sp. NBC_00258 genome:
- a CDS encoding LysE/ArgO family amino acid transporter has product MTSALTAAAAGFGTGLSLIVAIGAQNAFVLRQGIRKDAVLAVVGICALSDAALIALGVGGVGAVVVAWPDALTAVALIGGAFLIGYGCLAVRRVFRPSGLLVETGTAGSRRRAVLTCLAMTWLNPHVYLDTVFLLGSIAADRGPLRWTFGLGAVLASLVWFAALGFGARLLSRFLARPSAWRVLDALVAAMMIALGATLIAGA; this is encoded by the coding sequence GTGACCAGCGCTCTGACCGCCGCGGCCGCCGGGTTCGGCACCGGCCTCTCCCTCATCGTCGCCATCGGCGCACAGAACGCCTTCGTCCTGCGGCAGGGCATCCGCAAGGACGCCGTGCTCGCGGTGGTGGGCATCTGCGCCCTGTCCGACGCGGCACTCATCGCCCTCGGTGTCGGCGGTGTCGGCGCGGTGGTGGTTGCCTGGCCGGACGCGCTGACCGCGGTCGCACTGATCGGTGGTGCCTTCCTCATCGGCTACGGCTGTCTCGCCGTGCGCCGGGTGTTCCGGCCGTCGGGGCTGCTCGTGGAAACGGGGACTGCGGGCTCACGACGGCGGGCCGTACTCACCTGCCTGGCGATGACCTGGCTCAACCCGCACGTCTACCTCGACACCGTGTTCCTGCTCGGCTCCATCGCGGCCGACCGCGGCCCGCTGCGCTGGACCTTCGGCCTCGGAGCCGTCCTCGCCAGCCTGGTCTGGTTCGCCGCGCTGGGCTTCGGCGCCCGGCTGCTCAGCCGCTTCCTGGCCCGGCCGTCGGCGTGGCGCGTACTGGACGCTCTGGTCGCCGCGATGATGATCGCGCTCGGTGCCACGCTGATCGCCGGGGCGTGA
- a CDS encoding TetR/AcrR family transcriptional regulator: MSTSKTQGASSASRTPGTSTATDGPRRVPLTPGARRALEAAGRLFYDRGIHAVGVDLIAAEAGVTKKTLYDRFGSKDQIVVEYLADRDERWRAFLAARLDAAHTPHDGVLAVFEASRDWMDASSPRGCSMVNAHAEIDDMSHPAYAIITGQKQWMLTLFTDLVRPIAPASADFLGRTLMLLHEGALVAHGLRIFPGAVDHAREQAASLLATAEGSRTTG, from the coding sequence ATGAGCACCTCGAAGACGCAGGGCGCATCGAGCGCGTCGAGAACGCCGGGCACGTCGACCGCCACGGACGGGCCGCGCCGAGTGCCTCTGACCCCCGGTGCGCGCCGGGCACTGGAGGCGGCCGGGCGACTGTTCTACGACCGCGGTATCCACGCCGTCGGCGTCGACCTCATCGCAGCCGAGGCCGGTGTCACGAAAAAGACGCTCTACGACCGGTTCGGCTCGAAGGACCAGATCGTCGTCGAGTACCTCGCCGACCGCGACGAGCGCTGGCGGGCCTTCCTCGCAGCCCGCCTCGACGCGGCCCACACCCCGCACGACGGCGTTCTCGCCGTCTTCGAGGCCTCACGCGACTGGATGGACGCGTCCAGTCCGCGGGGCTGCAGCATGGTCAACGCCCATGCGGAGATCGACGACATGTCCCACCCCGCGTACGCGATCATCACGGGCCAGAAGCAGTGGATGCTCACCCTGTTCACCGACCTCGTACGCCCTATCGCGCCCGCCTCGGCCGACTTCCTGGGCCGCACCCTGATGCTGCTCCACGAGGGCGCACTCGTCGCCCACGGCCTGCGCATCTTCCCCGGCGCCGTCGACCACGCCCGCGAACAGGCGGCATCGCTCCTGGCGACGGCCGAGGGCTCGCGCACGACGGGCTGA
- a CDS encoding DMT family transporter — protein MNILLSIAFVGAWSSGFIGAKLGSGSAPTVTLLMWRFLPLALVLGVVALTATRASWRGLTPRDLVRQAAVGALSQSGYLLTVYYAIELGVSSGTTALIDGTQPLVAGALAGPLLGLPVSRTQWLGLGLGVTGVAVVTAADAGAGTGAAWWAYLVPFLGMLSLVAATFLDRRSRTDVRPMVSMTVHAVTSAVIFTALAATTGAVTPPASGSFWTAVVWLVVLSTFGGYGLYWLILRRSGVTKVNTLMFLMAPVTAVWGALMFGEPFGTQTVAGLALGLLAVAVVHRGERHDHRNRHDRDHHRDKQDGEQPADQGSFTPRRSAWHRARSSSRRPERPVRATPTAGPGSG, from the coding sequence GTGAACATCCTGTTGTCGATCGCGTTCGTAGGGGCCTGGAGCTCCGGCTTCATCGGGGCCAAGCTCGGGTCGGGCAGCGCCCCTACCGTCACGCTTCTCATGTGGCGCTTCCTGCCGCTGGCCCTCGTCCTGGGCGTCGTCGCGCTGACCGCGACGCGGGCGTCGTGGCGTGGGCTCACGCCCCGCGATCTGGTCCGGCAGGCCGCCGTGGGGGCGCTGTCGCAGAGCGGCTATCTCCTGACCGTCTACTACGCGATCGAGCTGGGCGTCTCCAGCGGTACGACGGCCCTGATCGACGGCACGCAGCCCCTGGTGGCCGGAGCGCTGGCCGGGCCGCTGCTGGGCCTGCCGGTGTCACGTACCCAGTGGCTCGGGCTGGGGCTGGGTGTGACCGGAGTCGCCGTCGTCACCGCGGCCGACGCCGGTGCCGGGACGGGAGCGGCATGGTGGGCGTATCTCGTGCCGTTCCTCGGCATGCTGTCACTGGTGGCGGCGACCTTCCTGGACCGCAGGTCCCGTACGGACGTCCGCCCGATGGTGTCGATGACGGTCCACGCCGTCACAAGTGCCGTCATCTTCACGGCACTTGCCGCGACCACCGGAGCGGTGACACCGCCCGCGAGCGGCTCCTTCTGGACGGCCGTGGTGTGGCTCGTGGTGCTCTCCACCTTCGGCGGGTACGGGCTGTACTGGCTGATCCTGCGGCGGTCGGGGGTGACCAAGGTCAATACCCTCATGTTCCTGATGGCCCCCGTCACGGCCGTGTGGGGTGCGCTGATGTTCGGCGAACCCTTCGGGACCCAGACGGTGGCGGGACTGGCACTCGGCCTCCTGGCCGTCGCCGTTGTCCATCGAGGAGAGCGACACGACCACCGCAATCGTCACGACCGCGACCACCACCGTGACAAGCAGGACGGCGAACAGCCTGCGGACCAGGGGTCGTTCACGCCCCGGCGATCAGCGTGGCACCGAGCGCGATCATCATCGCGGCGACCAGAGCGTCCAGTACGCGCCACGCCGACGGCCGGGCCAGGAAGCGGCTGA
- a CDS encoding MFS transporter, translated as MDTSKSDADNSSEYSAESETGAPGPANPAEPKRGGGWRRWAMDTRPLRRPAYRRLWSSTIVTAVGSQLTAVAVPKQIYDITGSSAWVGYASFAGLLPLVVFALWGGAIADSVDRRKLLLVTNIGIAVTSLLFWIQAVTGLESVGVLMVLLAVQQAFFGLNSPARQASIARLVPKDELAAANALGSTVMQTGLVAGPLLAGALIPVVGLAELYLIDALALCATVWAVYRLPALPPLGTTAAAAGRAGLRGIAEGFRYISLNQVLLLSFLADIIAMVFGMPRALFPQLAAQTYAPYGEGLALGLLFAAIPIGAVLGGLMSGTFSRARRHGLMVIAAVVAWGVAITGFGLSSNLWVGVAFLAAAGVADMVSMVFRGAILLSAVTDELRGRMQGVFTVVVAGGPRLADVLHGTAGSALGARAAVAGGGLLVVVTMLTLAATMPALRRYRGSV; from the coding sequence GTGGACACGAGCAAGAGCGACGCGGACAACAGCTCGGAATACAGCGCGGAATCGGAGACCGGGGCACCGGGGCCGGCCAACCCGGCGGAACCGAAGAGAGGCGGCGGCTGGCGCCGCTGGGCCATGGACACCCGGCCGCTGCGCCGCCCCGCCTATCGCCGCCTCTGGTCCTCGACCATCGTCACGGCCGTCGGCAGCCAGCTCACCGCCGTCGCCGTACCCAAGCAGATCTACGACATCACGGGATCCTCGGCCTGGGTCGGCTACGCCAGTTTCGCGGGGCTCCTGCCCCTCGTCGTCTTCGCGCTGTGGGGCGGCGCGATCGCCGACAGCGTGGACCGGCGCAAGCTCCTCCTCGTCACGAACATCGGGATAGCCGTCACGTCCCTGCTCTTCTGGATACAGGCCGTCACCGGACTCGAATCGGTCGGCGTCCTGATGGTGCTGCTCGCCGTCCAGCAGGCGTTCTTCGGCCTCAACTCCCCGGCCCGCCAGGCCTCCATCGCCCGGCTGGTCCCCAAGGACGAACTGGCCGCGGCGAACGCGCTCGGCTCGACCGTCATGCAGACCGGCCTCGTCGCCGGACCGCTGCTGGCCGGAGCCCTCATCCCCGTCGTGGGCCTCGCCGAGCTCTATCTGATCGACGCCCTGGCCCTGTGCGCCACGGTATGGGCGGTCTACCGGCTTCCCGCGCTGCCGCCCCTGGGCACCACCGCGGCGGCCGCCGGGCGGGCGGGCCTGCGGGGGATCGCGGAGGGCTTCCGCTACATCTCCCTCAACCAGGTGCTCCTGCTGTCCTTCCTCGCCGACATCATCGCCATGGTCTTCGGCATGCCGCGGGCGTTGTTCCCGCAGCTCGCCGCCCAGACGTACGCCCCGTACGGCGAGGGTCTCGCCCTCGGACTGCTCTTCGCGGCGATCCCCATCGGCGCGGTGCTCGGCGGGCTCATGTCCGGGACGTTCTCGCGTGCCCGTCGGCACGGGCTCATGGTCATCGCCGCGGTGGTCGCCTGGGGTGTGGCCATCACCGGCTTCGGCCTGAGCAGCAACCTGTGGGTGGGCGTGGCGTTCCTTGCCGCCGCCGGGGTCGCCGACATGGTCTCCATGGTCTTCCGCGGAGCCATCCTTCTGTCGGCCGTGACCGACGAGCTGCGCGGCCGGATGCAGGGCGTCTTCACGGTGGTCGTCGCGGGCGGGCCTCGCCTTGCCGACGTCCTCCATGGCACGGCCGGCTCCGCCCTGGGCGCCCGCGCGGCCGTCGCCGGCGGCGG